Within the Methanomassiliicoccus sp. genome, the region GACGTCCAGTTGATTGAGCTGCCCGCCCTGACATTCGCAAGGCGTTGTTCAATCAGAAAGACTCTTTACCAAGCTTATCATACTATCATTTATGCCAGCCGCTAATGGGTTCTCGAGAGAGGACATCATAAAGACAGTCAAGGAACAACACGTCAAGTTCATCGAGATGCAGTTCTCGGACATCTTGGGCGCGGTAAAGACCGTCGCCCTTCCCACGTCCAACATCGAGAAGGCGCTGGATGAGGGCGTGTACATCGATGGGTCGTCGATCCTGGGCTATGCGACCATCGAGGAGTCGGATATGAGGGCCCAACCCATCCTTTCATCGTTCCAGGTATATCCTTGGACCGCCAATGGGAGCATCAAGACCGCCCGGCTCTTCTGCCAGATCTTCGACCACTCCGGCAACCGGTTCAAGGGAGATCCGAGGTGGGTGCTGGAAAAGATGGTGGCCAAGGCCAAGGAGAAGGGCTGGACCGTAAACCTGGGCCCGGAGTTTGAGTTCTTCCTCTTCAACCTGGATGCCTGCGGCAACCCGGTGGCCGCGCCCTCCGATTCGGCCGGCTACTTCGACCTCATGGCCCTGGACAAGGGGGAGGAGGTCCGCAAGAGCATCATGCTCAACCTCGATGAAATGGGGTTCGACTGCGAAGCCTCTCATCACGAGGTCGCCCCTGGCCAGCATGAAGTGGATATGCGCTACAATGATGCCCTGACCGTTGCCGACCGCATCATGACCTTCAAACTGGCGGTGAAGACCATCGCCCTGCAGCATGGACTGTGGGCCAGCTTCATGCCCAAGCCCATGTACAGAATGTCAGGGTCGGGGATGCACGTCCATCAGAGCCTAGCGGGATCCAAGGGGAACGCTTTTGACGACCCGTCCGGCAAGTTCGGGCTGAGCGAGAACGCCATGAAGTACCTCGGGGGGCTCCTCGCCCACTCCAAGGAGACCTGCGCCATCCTCAACTCCCATGTGAACTCCTTCAAGCGCCTGGTGCCTGGCTACGAGGCGCCATGCTATATTTCGTGGGCCAACATGAACCGCTCCGCGCTGATCCGTGTGCCCGCCGGAAGGGGCGTAAAGACGAGGATCGAACTGCGTAATCCCGATCCCGCAGGGAACCCCTACCTGCAGTTCGCAATGATGATCGCCTCTGGCCTCGACGGAATCGAGAAGGGCCTGTATCCGCCCGAGCCAGTGGAGAAGGACATCTTCCACATGAACAAGGAGGAACGCCACCGGAACAAGATCGACTCCTTACCCGAGAACCTCGGCCAGGCGCTGGACGTGATGGCGGAGAGCGAACTGGTGCGGAAGACCCTGGGCGATCACGTGTTCAACCACTACCTCAAGATCAAGGGGGACGAGTGGGACGAGTACCGCACCTTCGTGACCGATTGGGAGGTCCAAAGGTACCTGAAGTTCCTTTAAGTAAACCTTTTACGGCCTTCGGGCCGTCCTTTTCATATATTATGGGCACAAATAGTCCTCATCCAGGTATGGACATGTTCGCCTGGAAAAGATCGGCGATCGCCCTGGTGACGACGGGCGCCATCCTTCTGATGTTCACGACCGCGGCATCCGCTATTTCTGGAGGCCCGATGGCCGTCAGCGGGCATGAGGAGGACGGAAAGGTGGTCCTGAGCTGGCTTCCTCCCGAGACCTCGCCTGCCACCATCAATCAGACCGGTTGTGACTCCATGAACATGTCCATGAGCTACATCTACTCCAACTTTACTGCCCTCTACCCCAACATCACGGTGATGCTCCGCGGTGGTGGGAACGACCTGGGCTTCGCGCGATGGATCGCCGGAGAGTCTGATATCGACCAGGCGTCCAGGGCCATAAGCGTTTCGGAGACGGAGATGGCCATGGCCGAGGGCATGAACGTGACGGATACCAAGGTCGCTGTGGAAAGCGTGGCGGTCATCGCTGACCCCAGCTCCGGGGTCACCGAGCTATCCTTCGACCAGCTCAGGGGGCTGTTCAACGGATCGATCGCCAACTGGAAGGACGTGGGTGGGGCAGACCTGGCGGTAAAGGTGTTAGTGCCGCCGGCCACCGGCAGCCCCAACCTATTTTTCAACAAGTCAGTCATGGGCGCCTCAACGTTCGCATCCTCTGCGATCGCCATCGATGATGGTAAGGAGCTGGCCAGCGCAGTGGCCAACACCACTGGGGCGGTAGGCTTCGTCCGAGCTGGTTTCGCCGATCAGACCGAAGCTCGGTGCCTTGCGATCAAGAGCACGGCGGACGGGAAAGCCGTCCTAGGGAACGATACCGCCGCTGCGTACAATGGTACCTATGCCCTGTCCCGGTACTACCGCCTGTACACGAACGGCACCATCCAGGGCGCGCAGGCAGTATGGGCGGCATTCATCCTTGACCCCGGATACGGGCAGAGGGTCCTGGCCGACAATGGTTTCCTCCCCCTCCAGGATGGGGACAGGGAGAACAGCACTAGGAACGTCGACCTGACCTCCACCGAGGTCGGGTACCGCATCGTTCGGCAGTCGTCCGACGGATCGTCAGTGACCATCGATGTTAACAGCACCATGTACGTCGATTCCAACGTCACCGCGGGGAGCACCTATACCTACGCCGTGAGCGCGATCAACGATGCGGGGCAGGAATCCAGTGCCTCACCCATTTCTGTGACCGTGAACCAAACGGGAGGCTCGCAGGGAACGCCCCTAGCTGCTTCCATCTCCAGTCTGGGTGTCCTCATGTTGACGGTGACGGCGGTCGTGGCGGTCATGGTGGCGGTAGTGCTGGTCCGCCTGAGGCGCGAGTGAGGTTGAAACCCCTTCCGTCCCCCGCTCCTCTCGGCCGAAAAGGTTTAACTAGACCAAGGCAATCACAAGGGTCGTTGCCATGATGCCAGGTATGAGGGGTGTGAACCCTCGGCAGATGAAGCAGGCCATGAAGCGCATGGGTATCACCACCGAGGATATCAACGGCGTGGAAGAGGTCATCATCCGGACCAAGGACAAAGAATATGTCATCAAGGACGCCGCTGTGACCGTCATGGAGGTTCAGGGCCAGAAGACGTTCCAGGTCATCGGAGAGGCTTCCGTTTCGCCCAGGTCGGCCGCTCCCGCGGCGAAGAGCGGGGAGGTCCAGCTGCCCGAGGAGGATATCGAGCTGGTGATGGCGCAGACCGGAGCCGGGCGGGAGCAGGCGGTCAAGGCCCTCAAGGAGAGCGGCGGACAGCCAGCCGAGGCCATCTTGAAGATCATGTCAGCGTGAGGAACTATGTGCTTAGCTGTACCAGGTCAAGTCGTCTCCGTCGACAGCAATCAGGCTGACGTCGATTTCGGAGGCGTGGTTAGGAAAGTCAATGTGTCCCTGGTCGACGCCAGGGTGGGCGAGTGGGTCGTCGTGCACGCTGGC harbors:
- a CDS encoding glutamine synthetase family protein, whose translation is MPAANGFSREDIIKTVKEQHVKFIEMQFSDILGAVKTVALPTSNIEKALDEGVYIDGSSILGYATIEESDMRAQPILSSFQVYPWTANGSIKTARLFCQIFDHSGNRFKGDPRWVLEKMVAKAKEKGWTVNLGPEFEFFLFNLDACGNPVAAPSDSAGYFDLMALDKGEEVRKSIMLNLDEMGFDCEASHHEVAPGQHEVDMRYNDALTVADRIMTFKLAVKTIALQHGLWASFMPKPMYRMSGSGMHVHQSLAGSKGNAFDDPSGKFGLSENAMKYLGGLLAHSKETCAILNSHVNSFKRLVPGYEAPCYISWANMNRSALIRVPAGRGVKTRIELRNPDPAGNPYLQFAMMIASGLDGIEKGLYPPEPVEKDIFHMNKEERHRNKIDSLPENLGQALDVMAESELVRKTLGDHVFNHYLKIKGDEWDEYRTFVTDWEVQRYLKFL
- a CDS encoding nascent polypeptide-associated complex protein is translated as MPGMRGVNPRQMKQAMKRMGITTEDINGVEEVIIRTKDKEYVIKDAAVTVMEVQGQKTFQVIGEASVSPRSAAPAAKSGEVQLPEEDIELVMAQTGAGREQAVKALKESGGQPAEAILKIMSA
- a CDS encoding HypC/HybG/HupF family hydrogenase formation chaperone produces the protein MCLAVPGQVVSVDSNQADVDFGGVVRKVNVSLVDARVGEWVVVHAGFAIEKMDEEEARETLKLWSEMLDLEEEISGQ
- a CDS encoding substrate-binding domain-containing protein produces the protein MFAWKRSAIALVTTGAILLMFTTAASAISGGPMAVSGHEEDGKVVLSWLPPETSPATINQTGCDSMNMSMSYIYSNFTALYPNITVMLRGGGNDLGFARWIAGESDIDQASRAISVSETEMAMAEGMNVTDTKVAVESVAVIADPSSGVTELSFDQLRGLFNGSIANWKDVGGADLAVKVLVPPATGSPNLFFNKSVMGASTFASSAIAIDDGKELASAVANTTGAVGFVRAGFADQTEARCLAIKSTADGKAVLGNDTAAAYNGTYALSRYYRLYTNGTIQGAQAVWAAFILDPGYGQRVLADNGFLPLQDGDRENSTRNVDLTSTEVGYRIVRQSSDGSSVTIDVNSTMYVDSNVTAGSTYTYAVSAINDAGQESSASPISVTVNQTGGSQGTPLAASISSLGVLMLTVTAVVAVMVAVVLVRLRRE